The following proteins are co-located in the Meriones unguiculatus strain TT.TT164.6M chromosome 4, Bangor_MerUng_6.1, whole genome shotgun sequence genome:
- the Ccdc62 gene encoding coiled-coil domain-containing protein 62 isoform X6, whose amino-acid sequence MRGLEGVVSGAAALPPPLRPGATDGVSEVKRCWHRPSLGAGASPMNLSSALFVRRQNIGSEVDNSTIEKQRKELQLLIGELKDRDKELNDMVAVHQRQLLSWEEDRQKVLTLEERCSKLEGELQKRTDIIKSLMKKVKILESNQTECQTALQKTQQQLQEMAQKATHSALLSEDLEARNENLSSTLVELSAQVGQLQAREQALTTMIKLKDKDIIEAVNHISDCSGKFKLLEHALRDAKVAETCIVKEKQDYKQKLKALRIEVNKLKEDLSEKTTENNEQREEIIRLKQEKSCLHDELIFTVEREKRKDELLDIAKSKQERTNSELHSLRQIYVKQQSDLQFLNFNVENSQELIQIHDSKMEESKVLECSRDLCLSDLDNNYPKIDIKRERNKKSLVKDQKFEVTLTQHNRSDKSCCDACKEKKLQVNTSFGEKSVIALSSLFTKDLLEKQKSWSLGGKIKTEPESKIKLCRLHAKSPKGNGVEFQMEEKRLSETSISIPDEKQWHDINVFLGLSNCPACKQPEKLDGDCHDPAEPPEISCCTQNEACINDSDLYESKCCHPSNIIIEAPGHMTDVEWMNIFKPSKMQRIVRHKTLCTCSGADSRVKYNSSASELTGIQSPQCLGSSKSPEREDESDAPPDKRTSPKSVFISKDAALSNEKDDFSPTSKLQRLLAESRQMVNDLELSTLLPIGCDNLNRSKLEASEEPDEKKNTLVSH is encoded by the exons ATGCGTGGCCTTGAGGGCGTGGTGTCCGGGGCTGCGGCCTTGCCACCGCCCCTGCGGCCAGGCGCCACCGATGGCGTTTCTGAGGTGAAGCGCTGCTGGCACCGACCCTCTCTCGGGGCGGGGGCATCACCCATGAACCTCTCGTCGGCCCTCTTCGTCCGGCGCCAG AACATCGGATCAGAAGTTGATAATTCCACTATTGAGAAACAAAGGAAGGAGCTGCAGTTGCTCATTGGAGAACTGAAAGATCGAGATAAAGAACTCAATGATATGGTTGCAGTGCATCAGAGACAACTTCTTTCATGGGAAGAGGATCGGCAGAAAGTGTTGACTTTGGAGGAACGTTGCAGCAAATTAGAAG GTGAGCTGCAAAAGAGAACCGACATAATCAAGTCACTCATGAAAAAGGTCAAGATCCTTGAATCCAATCAAACAGAATGTCAGACAGCTCTTCAGAAGACTCAGCAACAGCTTCAGGAAATGGCTCAAAAAGCTACACACTCTGCTCTTCTCTCAGAAGACCTTGAG GCTAGAAACGAAAATCTCAGCAGCACATTAGTGGAACTTTCTGCTCAGGTAGGACAATTGCAAGCTAGAGAACAGGCCCTCACTACCATGATAAAGCTAAAG GACAAAGATATTATTGAGGCAGTCAATCACATTTCAGACTGTTCGGGTAAATTTAAATTGTTAGAGCATGCTTTACGTGACGCTAAGGTAGCAGAGACTTGTAttgtgaaagaaaaacaagattaCAAGCAGAAATTGAAGGCACTTAGGATTGAAGTCAATAAACTGAAAG AGGACCTAAGTGAAAAGACAACAGAAAACAACGAACAAAGAGAAGAGATCATTCGCCTCAAGCAAGAGAAGAGTTGTCTACATGATGAATTGATTTTTACTG ttgagagagaaaagaggaaagatgaGTTACTTGATATTGCAAAGTCAAAGCAAGAGCGCACAAATTCAGAGCTGCACAGTCTGAGACAG ATTTATGTAAAACAACAGAGTGACCTGCAGTTTCTTAATTTCAATGTAGAAAATTCTCAGGAATTAATACAGATACATGACTCAAAGATGGAGGAATCAAAAGTTCTGGAATGCAG CAGAGACTTGTGCTTATCAGACCTTGACAATAACTACCCAAAAATCGatattaagagagagagaaataagaagTCATTGGTTAAGGATCAAAAGTTTGAGGTCACGTTGACTCAGCACAATAGGTCAGACAAGAGCTGTTGTGATGCATGCAAAGAGAAGAAGCTACAGGTTAATACTTCGTTTGGGGAAAAAAGTGTAATTGCTCTCTCATCTCTATTTACCAAAGACTTACTGGAGAAACAAAAGTCTTGGTCTCTGGGTGGAAAAATCAAGACTGAACCTGAAAGCAAAATTAAACTATGCAGGCTTCATGCAAAATCACCAAAAGGCAATGGAGTGGAGTTTCAGATGGAAGAGAAGCGGCTTTCGGAGACATCCATCTCAATACCCGATGAGAAGCAGTGGCATGACATCAACGTTTTTCTGGGCCTTTCCAACTGCCCTGCCTGCAAACAGCCAGAAAAGCTGGATGGTGACTGCCACGACCCTGCAGAACCACCTGAAATTTCATGCTGCACCCAAAATGAAGCCTGTATAAATGACAGTGACCTGTATGAGTCCAAGTGCTGCCACCCAAGTAACATCATCATCGAAGCTCCAGGGCACATGACTGACGTAGAGTGGATGAACATTTTCAAACCTTCCAAAATGCAACGCATTGTTCGCCACAAAACCTTGTGCACTTGTTCAGGAGCCGACAGCAGGGTAAAATATAATTCCTCAGCAAG TGAGCTCACTGGCATTCAGTCTCCTCAGTGTTTGGGTTCCTCAAAGTCTCCTGAAAGAGAAGATGAGTCAGATGCACCTCCTGACAAAAGAACATCACCCAAGAGTGTATTCATCAGCAAAGATGCAGCCTTGTCCAATGAAAAG GATGACTTTTCTCCTACCAGTAAGCTCCAGCGCCTGCTGGCTGAGTCCCGGCAGATGGTCAATGATCTGGAACTGAGCACCCTGCTGCCCATCGGCTGTGACAATCTCAACAGAAGT
- the Ccdc62 gene encoding coiled-coil domain-containing protein 62 isoform X3, whose translation MRGLEGVVSGAAALPPPLRPGATDGVSEVKRCWHRPSLGAGASPMNLSSALFVRRQNIGSEVDNSTIEKQRKELQLLIGELKDRDKELNDMVAVHQRQLLSWEEDRQKVLTLEERCSKLEGELQKRTDIIKSLMKKVKILESNQTECQTALQKTQQQLQEMAQKATHSALLSEDLEARNENLSSTLVELSAQVGQLQAREQALTTMIKLKDKDIIEAVNHISDCSGKFKLLEHALRDAKVAETCIVKEKQDYKQKLKALRIEVNKLKEDLSEKTTENNEQREEIIRLKQEKSCLHDELIFTDLLEKQKSWSLGGKIKTEPESKIKLCRLHAKSPKGNGVEFQMEEKRLSETSISIPDEKQWHDINVFLGLSNCPACKQPEKLDGDCHDPAEPPEISCCTQNEACINDSDLYESKCCHPSNIIIEAPGHMTDVEWMNIFKPSKMQRIVRHKTLCTCSGADSRVKYNSSASELTGIQSPQCLGSSKSPEREDESDAPPDKRTSPKSVFISKDAALSNEKDDFSPTSKLQRLLAESRQMVNDLELSTLLPIGCDNLNRSDSNWKAESGYHTSPEDKGL comes from the exons ATGCGTGGCCTTGAGGGCGTGGTGTCCGGGGCTGCGGCCTTGCCACCGCCCCTGCGGCCAGGCGCCACCGATGGCGTTTCTGAGGTGAAGCGCTGCTGGCACCGACCCTCTCTCGGGGCGGGGGCATCACCCATGAACCTCTCGTCGGCCCTCTTCGTCCGGCGCCAG AACATCGGATCAGAAGTTGATAATTCCACTATTGAGAAACAAAGGAAGGAGCTGCAGTTGCTCATTGGAGAACTGAAAGATCGAGATAAAGAACTCAATGATATGGTTGCAGTGCATCAGAGACAACTTCTTTCATGGGAAGAGGATCGGCAGAAAGTGTTGACTTTGGAGGAACGTTGCAGCAAATTAGAAG GTGAGCTGCAAAAGAGAACCGACATAATCAAGTCACTCATGAAAAAGGTCAAGATCCTTGAATCCAATCAAACAGAATGTCAGACAGCTCTTCAGAAGACTCAGCAACAGCTTCAGGAAATGGCTCAAAAAGCTACACACTCTGCTCTTCTCTCAGAAGACCTTGAG GCTAGAAACGAAAATCTCAGCAGCACATTAGTGGAACTTTCTGCTCAGGTAGGACAATTGCAAGCTAGAGAACAGGCCCTCACTACCATGATAAAGCTAAAG GACAAAGATATTATTGAGGCAGTCAATCACATTTCAGACTGTTCGGGTAAATTTAAATTGTTAGAGCATGCTTTACGTGACGCTAAGGTAGCAGAGACTTGTAttgtgaaagaaaaacaagattaCAAGCAGAAATTGAAGGCACTTAGGATTGAAGTCAATAAACTGAAAG AGGACCTAAGTGAAAAGACAACAGAAAACAACGAACAAAGAGAAGAGATCATTCGCCTCAAGCAAGAGAAGAGTTGTCTACATGATGAATTGATTTTTACTG ACTTACTGGAGAAACAAAAGTCTTGGTCTCTGGGTGGAAAAATCAAGACTGAACCTGAAAGCAAAATTAAACTATGCAGGCTTCATGCAAAATCACCAAAAGGCAATGGAGTGGAGTTTCAGATGGAAGAGAAGCGGCTTTCGGAGACATCCATCTCAATACCCGATGAGAAGCAGTGGCATGACATCAACGTTTTTCTGGGCCTTTCCAACTGCCCTGCCTGCAAACAGCCAGAAAAGCTGGATGGTGACTGCCACGACCCTGCAGAACCACCTGAAATTTCATGCTGCACCCAAAATGAAGCCTGTATAAATGACAGTGACCTGTATGAGTCCAAGTGCTGCCACCCAAGTAACATCATCATCGAAGCTCCAGGGCACATGACTGACGTAGAGTGGATGAACATTTTCAAACCTTCCAAAATGCAACGCATTGTTCGCCACAAAACCTTGTGCACTTGTTCAGGAGCCGACAGCAGGGTAAAATATAATTCCTCAGCAAG TGAGCTCACTGGCATTCAGTCTCCTCAGTGTTTGGGTTCCTCAAAGTCTCCTGAAAGAGAAGATGAGTCAGATGCACCTCCTGACAAAAGAACATCACCCAAGAGTGTATTCATCAGCAAAGATGCAGCCTTGTCCAATGAAAAG GATGACTTTTCTCCTACCAGTAAGCTCCAGCGCCTGCTGGCTGAGTCCCGGCAGATGGTCAATGATCTGGAACTGAGCACCCTGCTGCCCATCGGCTGTGACAATCTCAACAGAAGT
- the Ccdc62 gene encoding coiled-coil domain-containing protein 62 isoform X5 has protein sequence MRGLEGVVSGAAALPPPLRPGATDGVSEVKRCWHRPSLGAGASPMNLSSALFVRRQNIGSEVDNSTIEKQRKELQLLIGELKDRDKELNDMVAVHQRQLLSWEEDRQKVLTLEERCSKLEGELQKRTDIIKSLMKKVKILESNQTECQTALQKTQQQLQEMAQKATHSALLSEDLEARNENLSSTLVELSAQVGQLQAREQALTTMIKLKDKDIIEAVNHISDCSGKFKLLEHALRDAKVAETCIVKEKQDYKQKLKALRIEVNKLKEDLSEKTTENNEQREEIIRLKQEKSCLHDELIFTVEREKRKDELLDIAKSKQERTNSELHSLRQIYVKQQSDLQFLNFNVENSQELIQIHDSKMEESKVLECSELTGIQSPQCLGSSKSPEREDESDAPPDKRTSPKSVFISKDAALSNEKDDFSPTSKLQRLLAESRQMVNDLELSTLLPIGCDNLNRSDSNWKAESGYHTSPEDKGL, from the exons ATGCGTGGCCTTGAGGGCGTGGTGTCCGGGGCTGCGGCCTTGCCACCGCCCCTGCGGCCAGGCGCCACCGATGGCGTTTCTGAGGTGAAGCGCTGCTGGCACCGACCCTCTCTCGGGGCGGGGGCATCACCCATGAACCTCTCGTCGGCCCTCTTCGTCCGGCGCCAG AACATCGGATCAGAAGTTGATAATTCCACTATTGAGAAACAAAGGAAGGAGCTGCAGTTGCTCATTGGAGAACTGAAAGATCGAGATAAAGAACTCAATGATATGGTTGCAGTGCATCAGAGACAACTTCTTTCATGGGAAGAGGATCGGCAGAAAGTGTTGACTTTGGAGGAACGTTGCAGCAAATTAGAAG GTGAGCTGCAAAAGAGAACCGACATAATCAAGTCACTCATGAAAAAGGTCAAGATCCTTGAATCCAATCAAACAGAATGTCAGACAGCTCTTCAGAAGACTCAGCAACAGCTTCAGGAAATGGCTCAAAAAGCTACACACTCTGCTCTTCTCTCAGAAGACCTTGAG GCTAGAAACGAAAATCTCAGCAGCACATTAGTGGAACTTTCTGCTCAGGTAGGACAATTGCAAGCTAGAGAACAGGCCCTCACTACCATGATAAAGCTAAAG GACAAAGATATTATTGAGGCAGTCAATCACATTTCAGACTGTTCGGGTAAATTTAAATTGTTAGAGCATGCTTTACGTGACGCTAAGGTAGCAGAGACTTGTAttgtgaaagaaaaacaagattaCAAGCAGAAATTGAAGGCACTTAGGATTGAAGTCAATAAACTGAAAG AGGACCTAAGTGAAAAGACAACAGAAAACAACGAACAAAGAGAAGAGATCATTCGCCTCAAGCAAGAGAAGAGTTGTCTACATGATGAATTGATTTTTACTG ttgagagagaaaagaggaaagatgaGTTACTTGATATTGCAAAGTCAAAGCAAGAGCGCACAAATTCAGAGCTGCACAGTCTGAGACAG ATTTATGTAAAACAACAGAGTGACCTGCAGTTTCTTAATTTCAATGTAGAAAATTCTCAGGAATTAATACAGATACATGACTCAAAGATGGAGGAATCAAAAGTTCTGGAATGCAG TGAGCTCACTGGCATTCAGTCTCCTCAGTGTTTGGGTTCCTCAAAGTCTCCTGAAAGAGAAGATGAGTCAGATGCACCTCCTGACAAAAGAACATCACCCAAGAGTGTATTCATCAGCAAAGATGCAGCCTTGTCCAATGAAAAG GATGACTTTTCTCCTACCAGTAAGCTCCAGCGCCTGCTGGCTGAGTCCCGGCAGATGGTCAATGATCTGGAACTGAGCACCCTGCTGCCCATCGGCTGTGACAATCTCAACAGAAGT
- the Ccdc62 gene encoding coiled-coil domain-containing protein 62 isoform X4, with amino-acid sequence MRGLEGVVSGAAALPPPLRPGATDGVSEVKRCWHRPSLGAGASPMNLSSALFVRRQNIGSEVDNSTIEKQRKELQLLIGELKDRDKELNDMVAVHQRQLLSWEEDRQKVLTLEERCSKLEGELQKRTDIIKSLMKKVKILESNQTECQTALQKTQQQLQEMAQKATHSALLSEDLEDKDIIEAVNHISDCSGKFKLLEHALRDAKVAETCIVKEKQDYKQKLKALRIEVNKLKEDLSEKTTENNEQREEIIRLKQEKSCLHDELIFTDLLEKQKSWSLGGKIKTEPESKIKLCRLHAKSPKGNGVEFQMEEKRLSETSISIPDEKQWHDINVFLGLSNCPACKQPEKLDGDCHDPAEPPEISCCTQNEACINDSDLYESKCCHPSNIIIEAPGHMTDVEWMNIFKPSKMQRIVRHKTLCTCSGADSRVKYNSSASELTGIQSPQCLGSSKSPEREDESDAPPDKRTSPKSVFISKDAALSNEKDDFSPTSKLQRLLAESRQMVNDLELSTLLPIGCDNLNRSDSNWKAESGYHTSPEDKGL; translated from the exons ATGCGTGGCCTTGAGGGCGTGGTGTCCGGGGCTGCGGCCTTGCCACCGCCCCTGCGGCCAGGCGCCACCGATGGCGTTTCTGAGGTGAAGCGCTGCTGGCACCGACCCTCTCTCGGGGCGGGGGCATCACCCATGAACCTCTCGTCGGCCCTCTTCGTCCGGCGCCAG AACATCGGATCAGAAGTTGATAATTCCACTATTGAGAAACAAAGGAAGGAGCTGCAGTTGCTCATTGGAGAACTGAAAGATCGAGATAAAGAACTCAATGATATGGTTGCAGTGCATCAGAGACAACTTCTTTCATGGGAAGAGGATCGGCAGAAAGTGTTGACTTTGGAGGAACGTTGCAGCAAATTAGAAG GTGAGCTGCAAAAGAGAACCGACATAATCAAGTCACTCATGAAAAAGGTCAAGATCCTTGAATCCAATCAAACAGAATGTCAGACAGCTCTTCAGAAGACTCAGCAACAGCTTCAGGAAATGGCTCAAAAAGCTACACACTCTGCTCTTCTCTCAGAAGACCTTGAG GACAAAGATATTATTGAGGCAGTCAATCACATTTCAGACTGTTCGGGTAAATTTAAATTGTTAGAGCATGCTTTACGTGACGCTAAGGTAGCAGAGACTTGTAttgtgaaagaaaaacaagattaCAAGCAGAAATTGAAGGCACTTAGGATTGAAGTCAATAAACTGAAAG AGGACCTAAGTGAAAAGACAACAGAAAACAACGAACAAAGAGAAGAGATCATTCGCCTCAAGCAAGAGAAGAGTTGTCTACATGATGAATTGATTTTTACTG ACTTACTGGAGAAACAAAAGTCTTGGTCTCTGGGTGGAAAAATCAAGACTGAACCTGAAAGCAAAATTAAACTATGCAGGCTTCATGCAAAATCACCAAAAGGCAATGGAGTGGAGTTTCAGATGGAAGAGAAGCGGCTTTCGGAGACATCCATCTCAATACCCGATGAGAAGCAGTGGCATGACATCAACGTTTTTCTGGGCCTTTCCAACTGCCCTGCCTGCAAACAGCCAGAAAAGCTGGATGGTGACTGCCACGACCCTGCAGAACCACCTGAAATTTCATGCTGCACCCAAAATGAAGCCTGTATAAATGACAGTGACCTGTATGAGTCCAAGTGCTGCCACCCAAGTAACATCATCATCGAAGCTCCAGGGCACATGACTGACGTAGAGTGGATGAACATTTTCAAACCTTCCAAAATGCAACGCATTGTTCGCCACAAAACCTTGTGCACTTGTTCAGGAGCCGACAGCAGGGTAAAATATAATTCCTCAGCAAG TGAGCTCACTGGCATTCAGTCTCCTCAGTGTTTGGGTTCCTCAAAGTCTCCTGAAAGAGAAGATGAGTCAGATGCACCTCCTGACAAAAGAACATCACCCAAGAGTGTATTCATCAGCAAAGATGCAGCCTTGTCCAATGAAAAG GATGACTTTTCTCCTACCAGTAAGCTCCAGCGCCTGCTGGCTGAGTCCCGGCAGATGGTCAATGATCTGGAACTGAGCACCCTGCTGCCCATCGGCTGTGACAATCTCAACAGAAGT
- the Ccdc62 gene encoding coiled-coil domain-containing protein 62 isoform X1 yields MRGLEGVVSGAAALPPPLRPGATDGVSEVKRCWHRPSLGAGASPMNLSSALFVRRQNIGSEVDNSTIEKQRKELQLLIGELKDRDKELNDMVAVHQRQLLSWEEDRQKVLTLEERCSKLEGELQKRTDIIKSLMKKVKILESNQTECQTALQKTQQQLQEMAQKATHSALLSEDLEARNENLSSTLVELSAQVGQLQAREQALTTMIKLKDKDIIEAVNHISDCSGKFKLLEHALRDAKVAETCIVKEKQDYKQKLKALRIEVNKLKEDLSEKTTENNEQREEIIRLKQEKSCLHDELIFTVEREKRKDELLDIAKSKQERTNSELHSLRQIYVKQQSDLQFLNFNVENSQELIQIHDSKMEESKVLECSRDLCLSDLDNNYPKIDIKRERNKKSLVKDQKFEVTLTQHNRSDKSCCDACKEKKLQVNTSFGEKSVIALSSLFTKDLLEKQKSWSLGGKIKTEPESKIKLCRLHAKSPKGNGVEFQMEEKRLSETSISIPDEKQWHDINVFLGLSNCPACKQPEKLDGDCHDPAEPPEISCCTQNEACINDSDLYESKCCHPSNIIIEAPGHMTDVEWMNIFKPSKMQRIVRHKTLCTCSGADSRVKYNSSASELTGIQSPQCLGSSKSPEREDESDAPPDKRTSPKSVFISKDAALSNEKDDFSPTSKLQRLLAESRQMVNDLELSTLLPIGCDNLNRSDSNWKAESGYHTSPEDKGL; encoded by the exons ATGCGTGGCCTTGAGGGCGTGGTGTCCGGGGCTGCGGCCTTGCCACCGCCCCTGCGGCCAGGCGCCACCGATGGCGTTTCTGAGGTGAAGCGCTGCTGGCACCGACCCTCTCTCGGGGCGGGGGCATCACCCATGAACCTCTCGTCGGCCCTCTTCGTCCGGCGCCAG AACATCGGATCAGAAGTTGATAATTCCACTATTGAGAAACAAAGGAAGGAGCTGCAGTTGCTCATTGGAGAACTGAAAGATCGAGATAAAGAACTCAATGATATGGTTGCAGTGCATCAGAGACAACTTCTTTCATGGGAAGAGGATCGGCAGAAAGTGTTGACTTTGGAGGAACGTTGCAGCAAATTAGAAG GTGAGCTGCAAAAGAGAACCGACATAATCAAGTCACTCATGAAAAAGGTCAAGATCCTTGAATCCAATCAAACAGAATGTCAGACAGCTCTTCAGAAGACTCAGCAACAGCTTCAGGAAATGGCTCAAAAAGCTACACACTCTGCTCTTCTCTCAGAAGACCTTGAG GCTAGAAACGAAAATCTCAGCAGCACATTAGTGGAACTTTCTGCTCAGGTAGGACAATTGCAAGCTAGAGAACAGGCCCTCACTACCATGATAAAGCTAAAG GACAAAGATATTATTGAGGCAGTCAATCACATTTCAGACTGTTCGGGTAAATTTAAATTGTTAGAGCATGCTTTACGTGACGCTAAGGTAGCAGAGACTTGTAttgtgaaagaaaaacaagattaCAAGCAGAAATTGAAGGCACTTAGGATTGAAGTCAATAAACTGAAAG AGGACCTAAGTGAAAAGACAACAGAAAACAACGAACAAAGAGAAGAGATCATTCGCCTCAAGCAAGAGAAGAGTTGTCTACATGATGAATTGATTTTTACTG ttgagagagaaaagaggaaagatgaGTTACTTGATATTGCAAAGTCAAAGCAAGAGCGCACAAATTCAGAGCTGCACAGTCTGAGACAG ATTTATGTAAAACAACAGAGTGACCTGCAGTTTCTTAATTTCAATGTAGAAAATTCTCAGGAATTAATACAGATACATGACTCAAAGATGGAGGAATCAAAAGTTCTGGAATGCAG CAGAGACTTGTGCTTATCAGACCTTGACAATAACTACCCAAAAATCGatattaagagagagagaaataagaagTCATTGGTTAAGGATCAAAAGTTTGAGGTCACGTTGACTCAGCACAATAGGTCAGACAAGAGCTGTTGTGATGCATGCAAAGAGAAGAAGCTACAGGTTAATACTTCGTTTGGGGAAAAAAGTGTAATTGCTCTCTCATCTCTATTTACCAAAGACTTACTGGAGAAACAAAAGTCTTGGTCTCTGGGTGGAAAAATCAAGACTGAACCTGAAAGCAAAATTAAACTATGCAGGCTTCATGCAAAATCACCAAAAGGCAATGGAGTGGAGTTTCAGATGGAAGAGAAGCGGCTTTCGGAGACATCCATCTCAATACCCGATGAGAAGCAGTGGCATGACATCAACGTTTTTCTGGGCCTTTCCAACTGCCCTGCCTGCAAACAGCCAGAAAAGCTGGATGGTGACTGCCACGACCCTGCAGAACCACCTGAAATTTCATGCTGCACCCAAAATGAAGCCTGTATAAATGACAGTGACCTGTATGAGTCCAAGTGCTGCCACCCAAGTAACATCATCATCGAAGCTCCAGGGCACATGACTGACGTAGAGTGGATGAACATTTTCAAACCTTCCAAAATGCAACGCATTGTTCGCCACAAAACCTTGTGCACTTGTTCAGGAGCCGACAGCAGGGTAAAATATAATTCCTCAGCAAG TGAGCTCACTGGCATTCAGTCTCCTCAGTGTTTGGGTTCCTCAAAGTCTCCTGAAAGAGAAGATGAGTCAGATGCACCTCCTGACAAAAGAACATCACCCAAGAGTGTATTCATCAGCAAAGATGCAGCCTTGTCCAATGAAAAG GATGACTTTTCTCCTACCAGTAAGCTCCAGCGCCTGCTGGCTGAGTCCCGGCAGATGGTCAATGATCTGGAACTGAGCACCCTGCTGCCCATCGGCTGTGACAATCTCAACAGAAGT